Proteins encoded within one genomic window of Nordella sp. HKS 07:
- the alaS gene encoding alanine--tRNA ligase, whose translation MTGLAQIRSTFLDFFRKQGHEVVASSPLVPRNDPTLMFANSGMVQFKNVFTGAEKRPYRRATTAQKCVRAGGKHNDLDNVGYTARHHTFFEMLGNFSFGDYFKPEAIEWAWTLVTKDYALPKDRLTVTVYSEDDDAFDLWKKIAGLPESRIIRIPTSDNFWAMGDTGPCGPCSEIFFDHGDKIAGGPPGSADADGDRFIEIWNLVFMQFEQVTKDERITLPRPSIDTGMGLERISAVLQGTHDNYETDLFRSLIATIVEETNVPADDKYKASNRVIADHLRASSFLIADGVLPSNEGRGYVLRRIMRRAMRHAELLGVKEPLMWKLVPALVREMGGAYPELGRAEALIEETLKLEETRFRKTLERGLRILDDESASLGKGHVFSGETAFKLYDTYGFPLDLTQDALKPRGIAVDVEAFDKAMQKQREDARQAWKGSGEAKTDTIWFDIRERVGASEFLGYDTEQAEGVVQTVVTEGKEVPELKAGAKGAIVLNQTPFYGESGGQTGDHGVIRSGSGALFRVTDTQKRVGDLLVHQGVVEKGAFKPGDAVELDVDHVRRSGNRQHHSATHLLHEALRETLGSHVAQKGSLVEPDRLRFDFSHNKALSAEEIAAVEAMANAIVLQNDPVTTRLMSVDEAIAEGAMALFGEKYGDEVRVVSMGVRPEGNRRIYSLELCGGTHAVRTGDIGLIKVVSESASAAGVRRVEALAGEAAKRYLDTQDKRVHAAASVLRVTPADVVPRIEALLDERKRLERELAEAKKQLALGGGSAKGDDGITEAGGVKLMARVIKGINPKDMKGLVDDGKAKLGSGVVALVGLNDEGRAGIIVGVTEDLIKRFNAVDLVRIGSEVLGGKGGGGRPDMAQAGGPDASKAEAALQAIKDAVAA comes from the coding sequence ATGACCGGCCTCGCGCAGATCCGCTCCACCTTCCTCGACTTCTTCCGGAAGCAGGGTCATGAGGTCGTGGCCTCCTCTCCACTCGTGCCGCGCAACGATCCGACATTGATGTTCGCCAATTCGGGCATGGTGCAGTTCAAGAACGTGTTCACCGGGGCGGAGAAACGCCCCTACAGACGCGCCACCACCGCGCAGAAATGCGTGCGTGCCGGCGGCAAGCACAACGACCTCGACAATGTCGGCTATACCGCGCGCCATCACACCTTCTTCGAGATGCTCGGCAATTTCTCCTTCGGCGATTACTTCAAGCCGGAGGCCATCGAATGGGCCTGGACGCTCGTCACCAAGGATTATGCCCTACCCAAGGACAGGTTGACCGTCACCGTTTATTCGGAGGACGACGACGCCTTCGATCTCTGGAAGAAGATCGCCGGCCTTCCCGAAAGCCGCATCATCCGCATCCCGACCTCGGACAATTTCTGGGCCATGGGCGACACCGGCCCGTGCGGACCGTGCTCGGAAATCTTCTTCGACCATGGCGACAAGATCGCGGGCGGCCCTCCGGGCTCGGCAGATGCCGATGGTGACCGCTTCATCGAGATATGGAATCTCGTCTTCATGCAGTTCGAGCAGGTGACGAAGGATGAGCGCATCACGCTGCCGAGACCCTCGATCGACACCGGCATGGGGCTCGAGCGTATCTCGGCGGTGCTGCAGGGTACGCATGACAATTACGAGACCGACCTGTTCCGCTCGCTGATCGCGACGATCGTGGAAGAAACGAATGTGCCGGCGGACGACAAATACAAGGCGTCGAACCGGGTGATCGCCGATCATTTGCGCGCGTCGTCCTTTCTCATCGCCGACGGCGTGCTGCCCTCCAATGAGGGCCGCGGCTACGTGCTGCGCCGCATCATGCGCCGCGCCATGCGCCATGCCGAGCTTCTGGGCGTCAAGGAACCGCTGATGTGGAAGCTCGTGCCCGCATTGGTGCGCGAGATGGGCGGCGCCTATCCCGAACTCGGGCGCGCCGAGGCGCTGATCGAGGAGACGCTCAAGCTCGAGGAGACGCGCTTCCGCAAGACGCTGGAACGGGGCCTGCGCATCCTCGATGACGAGTCGGCGTCTCTCGGCAAGGGCCACGTCTTTTCTGGCGAAACGGCCTTCAAGCTCTATGACACCTACGGCTTCCCGCTCGATCTCACGCAGGATGCGCTCAAGCCACGCGGCATCGCTGTCGATGTCGAGGCTTTCGACAAGGCGATGCAGAAGCAGCGCGAGGATGCGCGCCAGGCCTGGAAGGGCTCGGGCGAGGCCAAGACCGACACGATCTGGTTCGATATCCGCGAGCGCGTCGGGGCGAGCGAATTCCTCGGCTATGACACCGAGCAGGCGGAAGGCGTCGTTCAGACCGTCGTCACCGAGGGCAAGGAAGTGCCGGAGCTCAAGGCGGGAGCCAAGGGCGCGATCGTCCTCAATCAGACTCCGTTCTATGGTGAATCGGGCGGCCAGACCGGCGATCACGGTGTGATCCGCTCAGGCAGCGGCGCGCTGTTCCGCGTCACCGACACGCAGAAGCGCGTCGGCGATCTCCTGGTCCATCAGGGCGTGGTCGAGAAGGGCGCCTTCAAGCCCGGCGATGCGGTCGAGCTCGATGTCGATCATGTGCGCCGCTCCGGCAACCGCCAGCATCATTCGGCGACACATCTCCTGCATGAGGCGCTGCGCGAGACGCTCGGCTCGCATGTGGCGCAGAAGGGCTCGCTCGTCGAGCCCGATCGCCTGCGCTTCGACTTCTCGCACAACAAGGCGTTGAGCGCCGAAGAAATCGCCGCCGTCGAGGCGATGGCGAATGCGATCGTGCTGCAGAACGATCCGGTGACGACGCGGCTGATGAGCGTCGATGAGGCGATTGCCGAAGGCGCCATGGCGCTGTTCGGCGAGAAATATGGCGATGAGGTGCGTGTCGTGTCGATGGGTGTGCGGCCCGAAGGCAACCGGCGCATCTATTCGCTCGAACTGTGCGGCGGCACGCATGCGGTGCGCACCGGCGATATCGGCCTCATCAAGGTCGTCTCGGAAAGCGCCTCTGCGGCGGGCGTGCGCCGTGTCGAGGCGCTCGCCGGCGAAGCGGCCAAACGCTATCTCGACACCCAGGATAAGCGCGTCCACGCGGCGGCCTCGGTGCTGCGCGTGACGCCCGCCGATGTCGTGCCGCGCATCGAGGCGCTGCTCGATGAGCGCAAGCGGCTCGAGCGCGAGCTCGCCGAGGCCAAGAAACAGCTGGCGCTCGGCGGCGGATCGGCCAAGGGCGATGACGGCATCACCGAAGCGGGCGGCGTCAAGCTGATGGCGCGGGTGATCAAGGGTATTAACCCGAAGGACATGAAGGGCCTCGTCGATGACGGCAAGGCCAAGCTCGGGTCGGGCGTCGTGGCTCTGGTCGGTCTCAACGACGAGGGCAGAGCGGGCATCATCGTGGGCGTCACCGAGGATCTGATCAAGCGCTTCAACGCGGTCGACCTCGTGCGCATCGGCTCGGAAGTGCTGGGCGGCAAGGGCGGCGGCGGACGGCCGGACATGGCGCAGGCCGGCGGTCCCGATGCGTCCAAGGCCGAAGCGGCATTGCAGGCCATCAAGGACGCCGTCGCGGCCTGA
- the recA gene encoding recombinase RecA, producing the protein MGQANLKVVENTGMDKSKALDAALSQIERAFGKGSIMKLGATQSLDIAAISTGSLGLDIALGIGGLPKGRVIEIYGPESSGKTTLALQTVAEAQKKGGICAFVDAEHALDPVYARKLGVNVDDLLISQPDTGEQALEIADTLVRSGAIDVLVVDSVAALTPRAELEGEMGDSLPGLQARLMSQALRKLTASISKSNCMVVFINQIRMKIGVMFGSPETTTGGNALKFYASVRLDIRRIGAIKEREEVVGNQTRVKVVKNKVAPPFKQVEFDIMYGEGISKVGELVDLGVTAGIVEKSGSWYSYNGERIGQGRENAKTFLKQNPDVANAIEQAIRANAGLIAAKITNTSAEDAD; encoded by the coding sequence ATGGGGCAGGCAAATCTTAAGGTAGTCGAGAATACAGGTATGGATAAGAGCAAGGCTCTGGATGCGGCGTTGAGCCAGATCGAACGCGCTTTCGGCAAGGGTTCGATCATGAAGCTGGGCGCCACCCAGTCGCTCGATATCGCGGCGATCTCGACGGGCTCGCTTGGCCTCGATATCGCGCTTGGCATCGGCGGCCTGCCCAAGGGCCGCGTCATCGAAATCTACGGGCCTGAATCATCGGGCAAGACCACGCTCGCGCTGCAGACGGTGGCCGAGGCCCAGAAGAAGGGCGGCATCTGCGCCTTCGTCGACGCCGAACATGCGCTCGATCCGGTCTATGCTCGCAAGCTCGGCGTCAATGTCGACGATCTCCTGATTTCGCAGCCCGATACTGGCGAGCAGGCGCTCGAAATCGCCGACACGCTGGTGCGTTCCGGCGCCATCGACGTGCTGGTCGTCGATTCGGTCGCGGCCCTGACGCCGCGCGCCGAACTCGAGGGCGAAATGGGCGATTCTCTGCCGGGCCTTCAGGCCCGCCTGATGAGCCAGGCGCTGCGCAAGCTCACCGCCTCGATCTCGAAATCGAACTGCATGGTCGTCTTCATCAACCAGATCCGCATGAAGATCGGCGTCATGTTCGGCTCGCCGGAAACCACCACCGGCGGCAATGCGCTCAAATTCTACGCTTCCGTGCGCCTCGATATCCGCCGCATCGGCGCCATCAAGGAGCGTGAGGAAGTGGTCGGCAACCAGACCCGCGTCAAGGTGGTCAAGAACAAGGTGGCGCCGCCCTTCAAACAGGTCGAATTCGACATCATGTATGGCGAAGGCATCTCCAAGGTCGGCGAACTCGTCGATCTCGGCGTCACCGCCGGCATCGTCGAGAAGTCCGGCTCCTGGTACTCCTATAATGGCGAGCGCATCGGGCAGGGGCGTGAGAATGCCAAGACCTTCCTCAAGCAGAATCCCGACGTGGCCAATGCCATCGAGCAGGCGATCCGGGCCAATGCCGGCCTGATCGCGGCCAAGATCACCAACACCTCGGCTGAGGACGCCGACTGA
- a CDS encoding aldehyde dehydrogenase family protein has protein sequence MNKPEAPTSLSRDVAAFFAELGLPADSLTAGNTEIHSPITGEVIARVRFADAAEAKAAIGRSAEAFRTWRLVPAPVRGELIRQLGNELRAAKEGLGRLVTIETGKILSEGLGEVQEMIDICDFAVGLSRQLYGLTMVSERADHRLMEQWHPLGPTGVITAFNFPVAVWSWNAALALVCGNPVIWKPSEKTPLTAMATVALFRRAAARMDNVPADLVTLLIGGRDVGEALVDDPRVPLVSATGSTGMGRIVGERLARRFGRAILELGGNNAAILCPSADLDLALRATAFAAIGTAGQRCTSLRRIIVQASVYDSFVPRLKKVYETVAIGNPMQASTLVGPLIDRRSYDAMQKALAAAAAAGGKVHGGKRVKGPGGDDAYYVAPALVEMPAQTGPVLAETFAPILYVMRYENFDEALALHNGVPQGLSSAIFTTDLRESERFLSASGSDCGLANVNMGSSGAEIGGAFGGEKETGGGRESGSDAWKAYMRRVTSAINFGHALPLAQGVKFDI, from the coding sequence ATGAACAAGCCTGAAGCCCCGACTTCCCTCAGCCGCGATGTCGCGGCCTTCTTTGCCGAACTGGGTCTGCCTGCCGATAGCCTCACCGCCGGCAATACCGAAATCCACTCGCCGATTACGGGCGAAGTCATCGCCCGCGTCCGCTTCGCCGATGCGGCGGAAGCCAAGGCGGCGATCGGCCGTTCGGCGGAAGCCTTCCGCACATGGCGCCTCGTCCCTGCCCCGGTGCGCGGCGAGTTGATCCGCCAGCTCGGCAATGAGCTGCGCGCCGCCAAGGAAGGCCTGGGCCGCCTCGTCACCATCGAGACCGGCAAGATCCTGTCCGAGGGCTTGGGCGAAGTGCAGGAGATGATCGACATCTGCGATTTCGCCGTCGGCCTGTCGCGCCAGCTCTACGGCCTCACCATGGTGAGTGAGCGCGCCGATCACCGCCTCATGGAGCAGTGGCATCCGCTTGGCCCCACCGGCGTCATCACTGCCTTCAATTTCCCCGTCGCGGTCTGGTCCTGGAACGCGGCTCTCGCTTTGGTCTGTGGCAATCCGGTGATCTGGAAGCCGTCCGAGAAGACGCCGCTGACCGCCATGGCCACGGTGGCCCTGTTCCGCCGCGCCGCCGCGCGGATGGACAATGTCCCGGCCGATCTCGTTACCCTGCTCATTGGCGGGCGCGATGTCGGCGAAGCGCTGGTCGATGACCCGCGCGTGCCCCTGGTTTCGGCCACCGGCTCTACCGGCATGGGCCGCATCGTCGGCGAGCGCCTCGCCCGCCGCTTCGGCCGCGCCATTCTGGAGCTCGGCGGCAACAACGCCGCCATCCTCTGTCCGTCGGCCGATCTCGATCTCGCTCTGCGCGCCACGGCTTTCGCCGCCATCGGCACCGCCGGCCAGCGCTGCACGTCGCTGCGCCGCATCATCGTGCAGGCGAGCGTCTATGACAGTTTCGTGCCGCGCCTGAAGAAGGTCTATGAAACGGTGGCGATCGGCAATCCGATGCAGGCCTCCACCCTCGTCGGCCCGCTCATCGACAGGCGCAGCTACGATGCGATGCAGAAAGCGCTCGCGGCGGCTGCCGCCGCCGGCGGCAAAGTGCATGGCGGCAAGCGCGTGAAAGGCCCGGGCGGCGACGATGCCTATTATGTCGCCCCCGCACTGGTCGAGATGCCGGCCCAGACCGGCCCTGTCCTCGCCGAGACCTTCGCGCCCATTCTCTATGTGATGCGCTATGAGAATTTCGACGAGGCGCTGGCTCTCCATAATGGCGTGCCGCAGGGCCTGTCCTCGGCGATCTTCACCACGGATCTGCGTGAATCCGAGCGCTTCCTCTCGGCGTCGGGCTCCGATTGCGGCCTGGCGAATGTGAATATGGGCTCCTCCGGCGCCGAAATCGGCGGCGCCTTTGGCGGCGAGAAGGAAACCGGCGGCGGCCGCGAATCCGGCTCCGACGCCTGGAAGGCCTATATGCGGCGCGTCACCAGCGCCATCAATTTCGGCCATGCGCTGCCTCTGGCGCAGGGCGTGAAGTTTGATATCTAA
- a CDS encoding thiamine pyrophosphate-binding protein: MTKRSGGQILVDQLLVQGVERLACVPGESYLAVLDALHDASIDVLVCRNEGGAAMMAEAYGKLTGRPGICFVTRGPGATNASHGIHIAAQDSTPMILFIGQVERAMREREAFQEVDYKAFFGSMAKWVVEVDSAARLPELVARAFRVACQGRPGPVVIALPEDVLVEMADVADAPKVIPAESAPAPQDMSRFANLLRDAKKPLFILGGSRWSAEAQKSLIGFAEKFGVGITTSFRRAHLFPSDHPNYVGDVGIGPNPRLAARVKEADLLVLLGARMSEMPSSSYSLIDIPNPRQTLVHIHPGAEELGRVYQPALAIQASPNAFCAALADLAQPNDRPWAEATRQAHQDFLDWTDKPAKLPGKFQYGEAMKWLRERLPAEAIITNGAGNYAIWVHRYYRFRKLGTQVAPTSGSMGYGVPAAVMAKRQCPDSPVVAFAGDGCFMMNGQEFATAVQYGIPLIVIVLDNSMYGTIRMHQEREYPGRVSATVLKNPDFAAYAKAFGGHGERVETTEDFAPAFERAVQSGKPAILHCIVDPEAITPARTLSQIREEAVKAGK, from the coding sequence ATGACGAAGAGAAGCGGCGGCCAGATCCTGGTCGACCAGTTGCTGGTTCAGGGCGTCGAACGGCTCGCCTGCGTGCCGGGCGAAAGCTATCTGGCCGTGCTCGATGCCTTGCACGACGCGAGCATCGACGTGCTGGTCTGCCGCAACGAGGGTGGTGCCGCGATGATGGCGGAAGCCTATGGCAAGCTCACCGGCAGGCCCGGCATCTGCTTCGTCACCCGCGGCCCCGGCGCCACCAATGCCAGTCACGGCATCCATATCGCCGCCCAGGATTCGACCCCGATGATCCTGTTCATCGGCCAGGTCGAGCGCGCCATGCGCGAGCGCGAGGCCTTCCAGGAAGTCGACTACAAGGCTTTCTTCGGCTCGATGGCGAAATGGGTGGTGGAAGTGGACAGCGCCGCCCGCCTGCCGGAGCTGGTGGCGCGCGCCTTCCGCGTCGCCTGCCAGGGCCGCCCGGGCCCGGTCGTCATCGCCCTTCCGGAAGACGTGCTGGTCGAGATGGCGGACGTCGCCGACGCCCCCAAGGTGATACCGGCAGAATCCGCGCCGGCGCCGCAGGACATGAGCCGCTTTGCCAACTTGCTGCGCGACGCGAAGAAGCCGCTCTTCATCCTCGGCGGCTCGCGCTGGAGTGCCGAGGCGCAGAAATCGCTCATCGGCTTTGCAGAGAAGTTCGGCGTCGGCATCACCACCTCCTTCCGCCGCGCCCATCTTTTCCCGTCCGATCATCCCAATTATGTCGGCGATGTCGGCATCGGGCCGAACCCCAGGCTGGCGGCGCGCGTCAAGGAGGCCGATCTCCTGGTGCTCCTGGGCGCCCGCATGTCGGAAATGCCGTCCTCCTCCTACTCGCTCATCGACATCCCCAATCCGCGCCAGACCCTCGTCCATATTCATCCGGGGGCGGAGGAGCTGGGCCGCGTCTATCAGCCCGCCCTCGCCATCCAGGCCTCGCCCAACGCGTTCTGCGCGGCGCTGGCCGATCTGGCGCAACCCAATGACCGCCCATGGGCGGAAGCCACGCGTCAGGCCCACCAGGACTTCCTCGACTGGACCGACAAGCCGGCGAAGCTTCCCGGCAAATTCCAGTATGGCGAGGCGATGAAGTGGCTGCGCGAGCGCCTGCCCGCTGAGGCGATCATCACCAACGGCGCCGGCAATTACGCCATCTGGGTGCATCGCTACTACCGCTTCCGCAAGCTCGGCACGCAAGTGGCGCCGACCTCGGGCTCGATGGGTTATGGCGTGCCCGCCGCCGTGATGGCGAAGCGCCAGTGCCCCGACAGCCCCGTCGTCGCTTTCGCCGGCGACGGCTGCTTCATGATGAACGGCCAGGAATTCGCCACCGCCGTGCAATATGGCATTCCGCTCATCGTGATCGTGCTCGACAACTCGATGTACGGCACCATCCGCATGCATCAGGAACGCGAATATCCGGGCCGCGTCTCGGCCACCGTGTTGAAGAACCCCGACTTCGCCGCTTATGCCAAGGCCTTCGGCGGCCATGGCGAGCGGGTCGAGACGACGGAAGACTTCGCGCCGGCCTTCGAGCGTGCCGTCCAGTCGGGCAAGCCTGCGATCCTGCACTGCATCGTCGATCCCGAGGCGATCACCCCTGCCCGCACGCTGAGCCAGATCCGCGAGGAAGCGGTCAAGGCGGGGAAGTAG
- a CDS encoding transposase: MARLARVVVPGLPHHVTQRGNGRQQTFFGDADYALYRDFLAESLKAACVACWAWVLMPNHVHLILAPSDEDGLRRALAPVHRRHAGVIHSRRKRSGHFWQGRFGCAVMDEDHLAAALVYVMLNPVRARLAGRAQDWRWSSARAYLRCAADGLTQTRPVLERFPDMGEMLKREADADAMIRLRTAETIGRPLGDPAFLRRIERRTGRDLMPGKRGPKSKQRTGD; this comes from the coding sequence ATGGCCCGCCTCGCCCGTGTCGTCGTCCCCGGTTTGCCGCACCATGTGACTCAGCGCGGCAATGGCCGCCAGCAAACCTTCTTCGGCGATGCGGATTACGCGCTCTATCGCGATTTCCTGGCCGAAAGCCTGAAAGCCGCTTGCGTCGCCTGCTGGGCATGGGTGCTGATGCCCAACCATGTTCATCTGATCCTGGCGCCCTCCGATGAGGACGGCTTGCGGCGTGCGCTGGCGCCTGTTCATCGGCGCCACGCCGGAGTCATCCACTCCAGACGCAAACGCAGCGGCCATTTCTGGCAGGGCCGCTTCGGCTGCGCCGTGATGGACGAGGACCATCTTGCGGCGGCGCTCGTCTATGTGATGCTCAATCCGGTCAGGGCGCGGCTTGCGGGGCGGGCGCAAGACTGGCGGTGGTCGAGTGCGCGCGCCTATTTAAGATGCGCCGCGGACGGACTCACGCAGACGCGGCCGGTGCTGGAGCGATTTCCCGATATGGGTGAAATGCTGAAGCGGGAAGCGGATGCGGACGCCATGATCAGGCTTAGGACCGCTGAGACAATCGGGCGGCCCCTGGGCGATCCAGCCTTCCTCCGGCGGATCGAGCGTAGGACAGGGCGAGATCTCATGCCTGGCAAACGTGGGCCAAAGTCGAAGCAGCGCACTGGCGATTAA
- a CDS encoding carboxymuconolactone decarboxylase family protein, producing MFLKTIAEEEATGQVAEIYEKQKAQNGFVMEASKCFTARPDLLPIYTAFIDKVRGGFSLGMREWRLITLIAAKEVPSTYCSYVYSKLLIDDLGSKENVLAAQRDFRSAGLSPKDVEMLAYARKVARNASDIGQADIDRLRQTGFSDQQICDIALCAAFRCFVARFFDATGAGPEAVFFDSDEEFPRRDDGGAAVLTRDYGDGVDWTTRLERDMLISIAVARVGDAS from the coding sequence ATGTTCCTGAAGACCATCGCGGAAGAGGAGGCGACCGGCCAGGTCGCCGAGATCTATGAAAAGCAGAAGGCGCAGAACGGCTTCGTGATGGAAGCCTCGAAGTGCTTCACGGCACGGCCGGACCTGCTGCCGATCTATACCGCCTTCATCGACAAGGTGCGGGGCGGCTTCTCGCTCGGCATGCGGGAATGGCGGCTCATCACGCTCATCGCCGCCAAGGAAGTGCCGTCCACCTACTGCTCCTATGTCTACAGCAAGCTCCTGATCGACGATTTGGGTTCGAAGGAGAATGTGCTGGCGGCGCAGCGCGACTTCCGCTCCGCCGGCCTCTCGCCCAAGGACGTCGAGATGCTGGCCTATGCCCGCAAGGTCGCGCGCAACGCTTCCGACATCGGCCAGGCCGACATCGACCGGTTGCGCCAGACGGGCTTCAGCGACCAGCAGATCTGCGACATCGCGCTGTGCGCGGCGTTCCGCTGCTTCGTGGCGCGTTTCTTCGATGCGACGGGGGCGGGGCCCGAAGCGGTGTTCTTCGACAGCGACGAGGAATTCCCGCGCCGCGATGACGGTGGGGCGGCGGTATTGACGAGGGATTACGGTGATGGGGTGGACTGGACTACACGCCTTGAGCGAGACATGCTAATCTCGATTGCAGTGGCGCGCGTTGGCGATGCCTCTTGA
- a CDS encoding MipA/OmpV family protein — translation MIGGGAGYGPDYEGSDDYEFQPFPFASIVYDNFVFIEGTSVGLNLLNYDGLAAGPLARYGGGRDEDDNNALDGLGDIDGAIELGGFLKYELGIWSAALTVTQDVGGGHEGMVAEMATGVAVPLSETLSSSVEASASWADSTYMDSYFGVSRTQSAKSGHSRYAADSGFKDVGIALGLNYMISEAVGVSGLVQYTRLVGDAADSPIVEDKGSADQFFTGMFLTYRFR, via the coding sequence GTGATCGGCGGAGGCGCCGGCTATGGGCCCGATTACGAAGGCTCGGACGATTATGAATTTCAGCCTTTTCCCTTCGCCTCCATCGTGTATGACAATTTCGTCTTCATCGAAGGCACATCTGTTGGCCTGAATCTGTTGAACTATGACGGACTGGCAGCTGGGCCGCTCGCGCGCTATGGCGGCGGACGCGATGAGGACGACAACAACGCGCTGGACGGGCTGGGCGATATCGATGGCGCGATCGAGCTTGGCGGCTTCCTCAAATACGAGCTCGGCATCTGGTCGGCGGCGCTGACCGTGACCCAGGATGTCGGCGGTGGCCATGAGGGCATGGTGGCCGAGATGGCGACCGGGGTGGCGGTACCGCTTTCGGAAACGCTGAGTTCGAGCGTCGAGGCCTCGGCCAGTTGGGCGGACAGCACCTATATGGACAGTTATTTCGGCGTTTCGCGCACGCAATCGGCGAAGAGCGGGCATAGTCGTTACGCGGCCGACTCCGGTTTCAAGGATGTCGGCATCGCGCTCGGGCTCAATTACATGATCAGCGAGGCGGTCGGCGTTTCCGGGCTCGTCCAGTATACGCGTCTGGTGGGTGATGCCGCCGACAGCCCGATCGTCGAGGACAAGGGCTCGGCCGACCAGTTCTTCACCGGAATGTTCCTCACCTACCGCTTCCGGTAA